A single Methanobrevibacter woesei DNA region contains:
- a CDS encoding DNA-processing protein DprA yields MIKLKEILFLNSLKGVGKATIYKTYWNMLKNSDDFYDLASEVELNSKFSTEEIKKAMDNAERLYDDLLNSEIGIITVFDENYPKKLNVMENKRPLILYVRGDVNVLTKPNIGIIGTRKPSKLSQEFEQNLVKNIVSTNRVVVSGLALGCDKVAHQTTVDENKITIAILPGDVINVKPASHKNLAEEIIKTGGCLISEYEPGTRVQKGNYVERDKIVAAFSDAIFVVECGVESGTMHTVNFANEYNRQIYSYLPDERPEGSYDGNEFILQNNQDALKVENLEEFLDDLYTLKTKKTTKSVQQTLF; encoded by the coding sequence ATGATTAAACTTAAAGAAATATTATTCTTAAATAGTCTTAAAGGAGTCGGGAAGGCAACTATATATAAAACATATTGGAATATGCTTAAAAATTCAGATGACTTTTATGATTTAGCTTCAGAAGTAGAATTGAATTCTAAATTCTCAACTGAGGAAATTAAAAAAGCTATGGATAATGCTGAAAGGTTATATGATGACCTTTTGAATTCCGAAATAGGTATTATAACAGTTTTTGATGAAAATTATCCTAAAAAATTAAATGTAATGGAAAATAAAAGACCTTTGATTTTATATGTTAGGGGGGATGTTAATGTATTAACAAAACCAAATATTGGAATTATAGGAACAAGAAAACCATCAAAATTAAGTCAGGAATTTGAACAAAATTTGGTGAAAAACATTGTTAGTACTAATAGAGTTGTTGTAAGTGGTTTAGCTTTGGGCTGTGATAAAGTTGCCCATCAAACAACAGTTGATGAAAATAAAATTACAATTGCCATTCTTCCAGGTGATGTTATTAATGTTAAACCGGCTTCACACAAGAATCTGGCTGAAGAAATTATTAAAACTGGAGGATGTTTAATCTCTGAATATGAACCTGGAACAAGAGTTCAAAAAGGAAATTATGTTGAACGGGATAAAATTGTAGCTGCATTTTCAGATGCTATTTTTGTTGTTGAATGTGGGGTTGAAAGTGGAACAATGCATACAGTAAATTTTGCAAATGAATATAACAGACAAATTTACTCTTATCTTCCTGATGAAAGACCGGAAGGATCTTATGATGGAAATGAATTTATATTGCAAAATAATCAAGATGCTTTAAAAGTTGAAAATCTCGAAGAATTTTTAGATGATTTATATACTTTAAAAACTAAAAAAACTACTAAATCAGTTCAACAAACATTATTTTAG
- a CDS encoding P-loop NTPase family protein, whose product MRFMFCPNCGMLKSNCICGYFNKTDKNKDHKIDKEVKADSPQKVFIPNRKYSNRLKSNKEKIIPKIIPPQSSNFQEKILSEILDSVKEGYKFIVLEANHKNSDTVVQLANNFESSIILTANEKSQMRYNRKYQLRKNFNIHLTNQIKFLDDFENIEKSNILIIDDAHRLDENIINLFSYTIDLSNYNKLINNFKCKVKDLPEKDYTLWIDFINYLSLDDEKIKRVVKCIKENPKNWICSYDDSYYYYNRLSFYPLNIGNLANEYYFSKSKTCILISSSILDFELFATELGLDSSQIKFIHYNLPVNSDKNKIYARKTVNMQNNNLSLLIPLIKNILERHNTEKGLILTNHRRYSEEIMGEIKSQRLLTYSDSKYYKQFKKFSESFNSVMVTDFLEDGIEFPYNQCKFQIIVKQHSYPNNERSKYKEKRCNWYSYKQIINLMEPLQRPITSEHDYCTTYILDEGILKSITKDIIHNNFIPNYIIDLIVDLDMENSRFVSDNIKKQFGVYYLFDYDKYKRHENKKIWAYKDYNKEIPNIHKEEFNYFTTKLMEAISELSNLIIDVKFNKLALVSVPSSTVERDNLATVKESINIIEKWYNEGKARSEFNCKKEIINCGNLLKRVIDVDTSHKNKRVSYIQHINSIAHEKNNILNEDDVAFIILDDVSTRGTIMNVCEDILINNGVKKENIYKFALFKTVW is encoded by the coding sequence ATGAGATTTATGTTTTGTCCGAATTGTGGTATGCTTAAAAGTAATTGTATTTGCGGATATTTTAATAAAACAGATAAAAATAAAGATCATAAAATAGATAAAGAAGTTAAAGCTGATTCTCCGCAAAAAGTTTTCATACCTAATAGAAAATATAGTAACAGATTAAAATCTAATAAAGAAAAAATTATTCCAAAAATTATTCCTCCACAGTCGTCTAACTTCCAAGAAAAAATACTATCTGAAATTTTGGATTCAGTTAAAGAAGGGTATAAATTCATTGTTTTAGAAGCAAATCATAAGAATTCAGATACTGTTGTTCAATTAGCGAATAATTTTGAAAGTTCTATTATTTTAACTGCTAATGAAAAGTCTCAGATGAGATATAACAGGAAATATCAATTAAGAAAAAATTTTAATATTCATCTTACAAATCAAATAAAGTTCTTGGATGATTTTGAAAACATTGAAAAAAGTAATATATTAATTATTGATGATGCTCATAGACTAGATGAAAATATTATTAATTTATTTTCTTACACTATCGATTTATCCAATTATAATAAATTAATAAATAATTTCAAATGCAAAGTTAAAGATTTACCTGAGAAGGATTACACTCTTTGGATTGATTTTATTAATTATTTATCATTAGATGATGAAAAAATTAAAAGAGTAGTTAAATGCATTAAGGAAAATCCTAAAAATTGGATTTGTTCATATGATGATAGTTATTATTATTATAATCGATTATCATTTTATCCATTAAATATTGGAAATCTTGCAAATGAGTATTATTTTAGTAAAAGTAAAACTTGCATTTTAATTAGTTCATCAATTCTTGATTTTGAATTATTTGCTACTGAATTAGGGCTTGATAGTTCTCAAATAAAATTTATTCATTATAACTTACCAGTTAATTCAGATAAAAACAAAATCTATGCAAGAAAAACTGTTAACATGCAGAATAATAATTTAAGTTTATTAATCCCTCTTATAAAGAATATATTGGAAAGACATAATACTGAAAAAGGATTAATTCTCACAAATCACCGCCGGTATTCTGAGGAGATAATGGGAGAAATTAAAAGTCAGAGATTATTAACTTATAGTGATTCTAAGTATTATAAACAATTTAAAAAATTTAGTGAGAGTTTTAATTCTGTTATGGTTACTGATTTTTTAGAAGATGGAATAGAATTTCCATATAATCAATGTAAATTTCAAATTATTGTGAAACAACATAGTTATCCAAATAATGAAAGATCAAAATATAAAGAAAAAAGATGTAATTGGTATTCCTATAAACAAATTATAAATTTAATGGAGCCGTTACAAAGACCAATTACATCAGAGCATGATTATTGTACAACATATATTCTAGATGAAGGAATTTTAAAAAGCATTACTAAAGACATTATTCATAATAACTTTATTCCAAATTATATCATCGATTTAATTGTTGATTTGGATATGGAAAATTCAAGATTTGTTTCGGATAATATTAAAAAGCAATTTGGTGTTTATTATTTATTTGACTATGATAAATATAAAAGACATGAAAATAAAAAAATATGGGCATATAAAGATTATAATAAAGAAATTCCAAATATACATAAAGAAGAATTTAATTATTTCACAACAAAATTAATGGAAGCAATTTCAGAGTTATCAAACCTGATAATTGATGTTAAATTTAATAAATTAGCTTTAGTAAGTGTACCATCATCTACAGTTGAAAGAGATAATCTTGCAACAGTAAAAGAAAGTATTAACATTATTGAAAAATGGTATAATGAGGGTAAAGCTAGGTCAGAATTTAATTGCAAAAAAGAAATTATAAATTGTGGAAATTTATTAAAAAGAGTTATTGATGTTGATACATCTCATAAAAATAAACGTGTAAGTTATATTCAACATATAAACTCTATTGCTCATGAAAAAAATAATATATTAAATGAGGATGATGTGGCTTTTATTATATTGGATGATGTATCGACAAGAGGAACAATAATGAATGTTTGTGAAGACATATTAATTAATAATGGGGTTAAAAAAGAAAATATCTACAAATTCGCATTATTTAAAACAGTATGGTGA
- the cobQ gene encoding cobyric acid synthase CobQ has protein sequence MVNCIMVQGTSSNAGKSVLVAALCRIYKNKGYNVAPFKSQNMSLNSYTTKENGEIGIAQMLQAEAAKVEPSVHMNPILLKPKGEFTSNVIIQGKSIGDMDFYKYQHEYHDEALKAIKESLSILEKEYDVIIIEGAGSPAEINMRKEDLANMEIAHLANANVILVADIEMGGVFAAIAGTYALLDDHDRSRLKATVINKFRGNLDILKPGIDRIEEITEQPVLGVLPYDESLRLPEEDSASLTTHVFDENKDITIGVIRLPKISNFTDIDPFEYEEDVGIKMININDDIGDVDALIIPGTRNSTEDAYELFESGIAEKIIEKSKEIPVVGICGGLQILGDKIIDESKKESSIGTIKGLGLLNIISQFEKSDKIVKQSVGKISENLKGISLEIFKNILGEEVTGYEIHEGRTKVGNNALPLINVEKGLGNDDEMMVDGASEGNVFGTYFHGIFHNYNFRREFLNYLRSKKGFEVKNGADPYETQKDYSLNRIAEIVEENLDMDIIDDLLFKRR, from the coding sequence ATGGTAAATTGTATAATGGTTCAAGGAACTTCATCAAATGCAGGAAAAAGTGTGCTAGTAGCTGCACTTTGTAGAATCTATAAAAATAAAGGATATAATGTAGCTCCTTTTAAATCTCAAAATATGTCTTTAAACTCCTATACAACAAAAGAAAATGGAGAAATCGGAATAGCTCAAATGTTACAAGCTGAAGCAGCTAAAGTAGAACCAAGCGTACATATGAATCCAATTCTTTTAAAACCAAAAGGAGAATTTACATCAAATGTAATAATACAGGGAAAATCAATTGGAGATATGGATTTCTACAAATATCAACATGAATACCATGATGAAGCACTAAAAGCCATTAAAGAATCATTGTCCATATTAGAAAAAGAATATGATGTAATTATCATTGAAGGTGCAGGATCACCAGCTGAAATAAACATGCGTAAAGAAGACTTGGCTAATATGGAAATTGCACATTTAGCTAATGCAAATGTAATTTTAGTAGCTGACATTGAAATGGGAGGGGTATTTGCAGCTATTGCAGGAACTTATGCACTTCTTGATGATCATGACAGAAGCAGACTAAAAGCTACTGTAATTAATAAATTTAGAGGAAATCTTGATATTTTAAAGCCAGGAATTGATAGAATTGAAGAAATCACTGAACAGCCTGTTTTAGGAGTCTTACCTTATGATGAAAGTTTAAGACTACCTGAAGAAGACTCCGCATCCCTTACAACACACGTATTTGATGAAAACAAAGATATTACAATAGGCGTAATCAGACTTCCAAAAATATCCAATTTTACAGATATAGATCCCTTTGAATATGAAGAGGATGTTGGAATTAAGATGATTAACATAAATGATGATATTGGTGATGTTGATGCATTGATAATTCCAGGAACACGTAACTCAACAGAAGATGCATATGAACTATTTGAAAGTGGAATTGCAGAAAAAATCATTGAAAAATCAAAGGAAATACCAGTTGTTGGAATCTGTGGAGGCTTGCAGATACTTGGTGATAAAATTATTGATGAATCTAAAAAAGAATCATCAATTGGTACAATAAAAGGATTAGGGCTTTTAAATATCATATCACAATTTGAAAAATCAGATAAAATTGTAAAACAATCAGTTGGTAAAATTTCTGAAAATTTAAAAGGTATCAGCTTAGAAATATTTAAAAATATTCTTGGTGAAGAAGTTACAGGCTATGAAATCCATGAAGGAAGAACAAAAGTAGGTAATAATGCTTTACCATTAATAAATGTTGAAAAAGGCCTTGGAAATGATGATGAAATGATGGTAGATGGAGCTAGTGAAGGTAATGTTTTTGGAACTTACTTCCATGGAATATTCCACAACTACAACTTTAGAAGAGAATTTTTAAATTATTTACGTTCCAAAAAAGGTTTTGAAGTTAAAAATGGAGCAGATCCCTATGAAACACAAAAAGATTACTCCTTAAATAGAATAGCTGAAATTGTAGAAGAAAATTTAGATATGGATATTATTGATGATTTACTTTTTAAAAGAAGATAG